From a region of the Procambarus clarkii isolate CNS0578487 chromosome 18, FALCON_Pclarkii_2.0, whole genome shotgun sequence genome:
- the LOC123754525 gene encoding zinc finger protein 37 codes for MRAKQNLKSQQKNKLFDKTISKGKNKKQASTKGFLKSGDGKSLMIDAIEVMSPDSLGSEVPLIDTSEGDVTIIPELVGSKDDGAQTEKDGMATLLNPNRYKPLEKAMATEHATDQVFNRHETGKIKAENGVSINKKSSHGAKPTLSSPTKSRVRAKNSTPKKGKMAGKITITSDTGKGKLTPDNEVSSPTRHKRSDKIVITSSPTKEKAGQKTSAASSPSKSKTPDKAGENSNLAVTNKTKDSKKISVLKRDTKKTPRVSKKAAEGDNCKKQESQNSNKNSEADDKTPDSPEKKTTEKVNTPQGKKPGGTDNTAKDQDGESTDDGMEIDIDDLDSDDGSSDSKDSRNETIKDPNEEHIIVLKEAEGGASDKYETFNKSKRPRFKCGICGKFSSAKADLLKHIRIHTGERPFKCKVCSSTFVQITALRGHETIHTGEKPFRCDICNKSFALKDRLRLHMRVHTGEKPHKCDQCDQTFARRSQVTQHSRVHTGEKAYECAECGARFASYHTLRGHLNAHRGVKEFQCGACGKKFIRVEGLYKHIRTVHRGSRPYYCNLCGKAFKGHLQQHMRLHLGVRPFECSTCGATFTQNSQLTVHMRIHTGERPYKCQICGAAFAHSSACKIHMRSHTGEKPFQCVLCSTSFSQLPHLKKHMKCVHNAAKPYLCTICKEFFQTQNELDGHERTVHGMDKTAEQEAEEMVEESALARLRNRLAVLLYRISSEERRRKFGFGQRLVDEVLKLSLESSGHVPINDKSLSRLDELRKNVLLLLKWTIPKDTMEEYHKNNMTVDEVLDMLTS; via the coding sequence ATGCGAGCCAAACAGAACTTAAAGTCTCAGCAGAAAAATAAGCTGTTTGATAAAACTATATCAAAAGGCAAGAATAAGAAGCAGGCATCTACTAAAGGCTTCCTGAAGAGCGGCGACGGTAAAAGTCTAATGATTGATGCCATTGAGGTGATGTCCCCGGACTCCCTTGGAAGCGAAGTGCCTCTGATAGACACGAGCGAAGGCGATGTGACCATAATACCTGAACTAGTTGGTAGTAAAGATGACGGAGCACAAACGGAAAAGGATGGTATGGCCACACTTCTGAATCCCAATAGATATAAACCACTAGAGAAAGCCATGGCCACAGAACACGCAACAGACCAGGTCTTCAACAGACACGAAACGGGGAAAATAAAAGCTGAGAATGGGGTGAGCATCAATAAAAAATCAAGTCACGGCGCTAAACCGACATTGTCCAGCCCGACGAAGTCTAGAGTAAGAGCTAAAAATTCTACTCCCAAAAAAGGAAAAATGGCAGGCAAGATTACGATAACTTCAGATACTGGGAAAGGGAAACTAACACCAGATAACGAAGTTTCTAGTCCGACTAGGCATAAGAGGTCTGATAAAATTGTCATCACTTCAAGCCCAACCAAAGAAAAGGCTGGACAGAAGACCTCAGCAGCAAGCTCCCCATCGAAGAGCAAAACCCCAGACAAGGCTGGAGAAAATTCGAACTTGGCAGTAACCAACAAGACTAAAGACTCTAAAAAAATATCAGTTTTGAAGAGAGACACAAAGAAAACTCCCAGAGTATCCAAGAAGGCAGCAGAGGGCGATAACTGCAAGAAACAAGAAAGTCAAAACTCTAACAAGAACTCTGAGGCTGATGACAAGACTCCAGACTCGCCAGAGAAGAAGACAACAGAGAAAGTAAACACACCGCAAGGGAAGAAACCTGGTGGCACTGATAACACAGCCAAGGATCAAGATGGAGAGAGCACAGACGATGGCATGGAGATAGATATCGACGACTTGGACAGTGATGATGGATCCTCAGACAGCAAAGACTCCAGAAATGAAACTATCAAAGATCCGAACGAAGAGCACATCATTGTCCTTAAGGAAGCCGAAGGAGGCGCCAGTGATAAGTACGAAACATTTAATAAATCCAAACGCCCCAGGTTCAAGTGCGGGATTTGTGGCAAGTTTTCATCAGCCAAGGCGGACCTTCTGAAGCACATACGAATACATACTGGAGAGAGGCCATTCAAATGCAAGGTCTGCAGTTCAACCTTCGTCCAGATTACTGCTCTTCGGGGACATGAAACTATCCATACTGGAGAAAAACCATTTAGATGTGACATATGCAACAAGAGCTTTGCCTTGAAAGATCGCTTGAGGCTTCACATGAGAGTCCACACGGGAGAAAAACCTCACAAATGCGATCAGTGTGACCAGACCTTTGCTCGACGCAGCCAAGTCACCCAACACTCAAGAGTTCATACTGGAGAGAAGGCTTATGAGTGTGCCGAGTGTGGAGCTCGTTTCGCCTCCTATCACACACTCAGGGGCCACTTGAATGCTCATCGCGGTGTCAAGGAGTTTCAGTGTGGCGCCTGCGGCAAGAAGTTCATCCGGGTGGAGGGGTTATACAAACACATACGCACAGTCCATCGCGGCTCTCGCCCCTACTATTGTAACCTGTGCGGCAAGGCCTTCAAAGGTCACCTGCAGCAACATATGCGGCTTCACCTTGGCGTTCGTCCCTTCGAGTGCTCGACATGTGGTGCTACATTCACTCAAAACTCACAGTTAACTGTCCACATGAGGATCCACACCGGCGAGAGACCATACAAATGCCAAATTTGTGGTGCAGCATTTGCACATTCCTCTGCTTGCAAAATCCACATGCGGTCTCACACCGGAGAGAAGCCAttccagtgtgtgttgtgttcgacCTCGTTCTCACAACTCCCGCACCTGAAGAAGCACATGAAATGCGTTCACAATGCCGCGAAGCCATACCTCTGCACCATCTGCAAAGAGTTCTTCCAGACGCAGAACGAGTTGGACGGGCACGAGCGTACGGTCCACGGCATGGACAAGACAGCTGAACAGGAAGCCGAGGAGATGGTGGAGGAGTCCGCCCTGGCGCGGCTCCGTAACCGCCTTGCAGTTCTCCTTTACCGCATCTCCTCTGAAGAGCGGCGACGCAAGTTCGGCTTCGGCCAACGACTGGTGGACGAAGTGCTAAAGCTGTCGTTGGAGTCCTCCGGTCATGTTCCCATCAACGACAAGTCGCTCTCACGGCTGGACGAACTACGCAAGAACGTCCTGCTCCTTCTGAAGTGGACAATCCCCAAGGACACGATGGAAGAGTATCACAAAAATAACATGACTGTTGATGAGGTGCTGGACATGCTCACCTCTTAA